The following proteins are encoded in a genomic region of Paenibacillus sp. FSL H3-0469:
- a CDS encoding O-antigen ligase family protein → MSKPVYGKQAASVQATDKLSGAAWTLCAAFLLFFGWAAFQIGLFNGMTAEFEKPIYVAALLSCLLLLAAAVFYFRTFRLEGQRDLLIVAAILLPLTYALSLFGAASRYMAMNMLFTQFTYAAVFIVSILLLRQRRLNSAVQHGVLTLAYLIVGFGLLNWLGSWKLAGSLVGWFSKAVFNSRYSEAVMTDSNGLRLTSVFQYANTYAAFLMAFLFVAVFALIRSRKRAGQLLHGFMLVPIIVSLLLTLSRGGLVLLPVVFILLLLFLKPVQQILWIVHLAIAGLCSLLITSPVTQLGLELNAEFNSSAALKGWGYLLGASACAGVLCLVVQRYLAPWLSRKLSKLESRRMSGLWIPAVSVAGVVIIAFLFIGTSARNILPANIGTRLENINFRQHSVLERFTFYKDAMKVVKDYPVLGAGGGGWATLYEHYQNNPYLSRQVHNFFLQYLIEVGIVGFLVFMGFILFIFYKFSRQYLKRETDDYNNGFFYLIIALSILVHSLLDFNLSFAFIGMLVFLALGGMAVAMESKPLRLQWNKLWIRAGYFTVLGIGTAYLLFLSLSYIRSSSEAGAGKKLIQVSQSYEEIKAPFVKALNIRPYHPESAVYLSILDQKVYEQTKNEQFLEEGYAVLTRALKNEPSNKELLTQLASYYDLKGESDAAYHVYLDNADKFMWDINWYAGLISRAALLGQQAYSKQDEAGQQTYFASALAAYRHVTDGIAHLKSLPPEQMQGREFFATPTIGLSAGRVQFLSGDKDAAAAAVKQGFVNGYEDLTDSASLWTTAWYSGVIARSQELGAAALKRSQEAAAEGKLEIKDQETLNKQRYFKTGLDTYTYASADRDAQQQGVTVTPELLLNTGKIQYMSQDMQAAEATLKQGLSEDYSNPVNREVARWLLAVQQRMQSAQDQAVYQKLTAADPEEASRINEIAGMQL, encoded by the coding sequence GTGTCGAAACCTGTGTACGGAAAACAAGCAGCTTCTGTCCAAGCTACGGACAAGCTCTCAGGGGCAGCTTGGACGCTTTGCGCTGCGTTCCTGCTGTTTTTTGGCTGGGCCGCTTTTCAGATCGGATTGTTCAACGGAATGACGGCGGAGTTCGAGAAGCCCATCTATGTTGCCGCATTATTAAGCTGTCTGCTCCTGCTGGCCGCTGCCGTCTTCTACTTCAGAACCTTCCGGCTTGAGGGACAGCGTGACTTGCTCATCGTAGCAGCCATTCTGCTTCCCTTAACCTATGCGCTGTCGCTATTCGGCGCTGCTTCGCGGTATATGGCGATGAACATGCTGTTCACCCAGTTCACCTATGCCGCAGTCTTCATCGTCAGCATCCTTCTGCTCCGGCAAAGGCGGCTCAATTCCGCCGTCCAGCATGGCGTGCTTACCCTCGCTTACCTGATTGTCGGGTTTGGACTGCTCAACTGGCTCGGAAGCTGGAAGCTGGCCGGCAGCCTGGTGGGCTGGTTCTCAAAAGCAGTATTTAACAGCAGGTATAGCGAAGCGGTAATGACCGACTCGAACGGTCTGCGCCTGACTTCCGTTTTTCAGTATGCCAATACATATGCAGCCTTCCTGATGGCTTTTCTGTTCGTGGCCGTCTTCGCGCTGATCCGCTCCCGGAAGCGAGCCGGACAGCTGCTGCACGGCTTCATGCTGGTGCCAATTATCGTCTCGCTGCTGCTTACCTTATCCCGCGGCGGACTGGTGCTGCTGCCGGTGGTCTTCATTCTCCTGCTGCTCTTCCTGAAGCCTGTGCAGCAGATTCTGTGGATTGTCCATCTCGCCATTGCCGGCCTATGCTCTCTGCTGATCACAAGCCCGGTCACGCAGCTGGGGCTGGAGCTGAATGCGGAGTTCAACTCATCCGCTGCCCTTAAAGGCTGGGGATATCTGCTGGGAGCATCCGCCTGTGCAGGCGTGCTCTGTCTGGTAGTCCAGCGTTATCTGGCGCCTTGGCTGAGCCGTAAGCTCAGCAAACTGGAGTCCCGGCGCATGAGCGGATTATGGATTCCTGCCGTATCTGTGGCTGGCGTCGTAATCATTGCCTTCCTGTTCATCGGCACGAGCGCACGTAATATTCTCCCGGCGAATATCGGAACACGGCTGGAGAATATCAACTTCAGGCAGCACAGTGTCCTGGAGCGTTTTACCTTTTACAAGGATGCCATGAAGGTCGTCAAGGATTATCCGGTACTGGGCGCGGGCGGCGGCGGCTGGGCCACACTCTATGAGCATTATCAGAACAACCCTTACCTGAGCCGCCAGGTGCATAATTTTTTCCTGCAATATCTGATTGAGGTGGGCATTGTAGGCTTCCTGGTGTTCATGGGCTTCATCCTGTTTATCTTCTACAAATTCAGCAGACAGTACCTGAAACGGGAGACCGATGACTATAACAACGGATTCTTCTATCTTATTATCGCCTTGTCGATTCTCGTTCACAGCCTGCTGGATTTCAACCTCAGTTTTGCCTTCATAGGAATGCTCGTCTTCCTCGCTCTGGGCGGAATGGCTGTGGCCATGGAGAGCAAGCCGCTCCGTCTTCAGTGGAACAAACTGTGGATCAGAGCAGGTTATTTCACAGTACTTGGAATCGGAACGGCCTACCTGCTCTTCCTGTCTCTGAGTTACATTCGTTCCAGCTCTGAAGCCGGTGCAGGCAAGAAGCTGATCCAGGTGAGCCAGTCGTATGAGGAGATCAAGGCTCCTTTCGTAAAAGCACTCAACATCCGACCCTACCATCCGGAATCGGCTGTGTACCTGTCCATACTGGACCAGAAGGTGTATGAGCAGACGAAGAACGAGCAGTTCCTGGAAGAGGGCTATGCAGTTTTGACCCGTGCGCTGAAGAATGAGCCGTCCAACAAAGAGCTGCTCACCCAGCTCGCAAGCTACTATGATCTGAAGGGCGAGAGCGATGCAGCCTATCATGTCTATCTGGACAATGCAGACAAGTTCATGTGGGATATCAACTGGTATGCCGGTCTGATTAGCCGGGCCGCTCTCCTTGGACAGCAAGCTTATTCCAAGCAGGATGAAGCCGGGCAACAGACGTATTTCGCTTCCGCACTTGCTGCCTACAGACATGTAACGGACGGTATTGCACATTTGAAAAGCCTCCCTCCCGAGCAGATGCAGGGCCGTGAATTCTTCGCTACACCTACGATTGGCCTAAGCGCAGGGAGAGTACAATTCCTGTCCGGGGACAAGGACGCGGCTGCCGCAGCTGTGAAGCAGGGCTTCGTGAACGGATACGAGGATCTGACGGACAGCGCAAGCCTGTGGACGACTGCCTGGTACAGCGGAGTTATAGCCCGTTCGCAGGAGCTGGGCGCCGCAGCCTTGAAGCGGTCGCAGGAAGCTGCGGCTGAGGGCAAGCTGGAGATCAAGGACCAGGAGACGCTTAACAAGCAGCGGTATTTCAAAACCGGCTTGGATACTTATACCTACGCGTCCGCAGACCGGGATGCACAGCAGCAGGGAGTCACTGTGACACCGGAACTGCTGCTGAACACCGGGAAGATCCAGTACATGTCGCAGGACATGCAAGCCGCAGAAGCCACACTGAAGCAAGGCCTCAGTGAGGACTACAGCAACCCTGTCAACCGCGAGGTTGCCCGGTGGCTGCTTGCCGTACAGCAGCGGATGCAGAGCGCCCAGGATCAGGCGGTCTATCAAAAGCTGACCGCCGCCGACCCGGAAGAAGCATCAAGAATAAATGAGATAGCGGGTATGCAGTTGTAA
- a CDS encoding YheC/YheD family protein gives MAGRELASKLLKTAALLSDSRVAGYIPRTREYSAAGLSAMLGRYGNVVIKPVVGGGGYGVIKVFRDQRGYGFTYMKSTRIYGDFTSMRQALDRFKVKRKYLIQQGISLARISGRPIDYRVKVVKVGDHWEFRSMVGRVARPGLFVTNLCKGGTMLSCRQGLRRSLPRVGTSSKKAEMRRLTIVCIELLERHFPGIGELGFDYAVDHRGKIWILEVNTRPK, from the coding sequence ATGGCGGGGAGAGAACTGGCAAGCAAGCTGCTGAAGACGGCGGCGCTGCTTAGCGATTCACGGGTTGCCGGTTACATTCCGAGAACGCGGGAATATAGTGCTGCCGGATTGTCCGCGATGCTTGGCAGATACGGCAATGTTGTCATCAAGCCGGTTGTAGGCGGAGGAGGATATGGTGTCATTAAGGTGTTCCGGGATCAGAGGGGGTACGGCTTCACGTATATGAAGAGCACACGGATCTATGGAGACTTCACTTCCATGCGCCAGGCACTGGACAGATTCAAGGTGAAACGGAAATATTTGATTCAGCAGGGGATCTCCCTTGCACGGATCTCCGGGCGCCCGATTGATTACCGGGTCAAGGTGGTGAAGGTCGGCGATCACTGGGAGTTCCGCTCTATGGTAGGGAGAGTAGCCCGGCCGGGATTGTTCGTTACGAATCTCTGCAAAGGGGGTACAATGCTTAGCTGCCGTCAGGGACTGCGAAGATCACTGCCGAGAGTGGGGACGTCTTCCAAGAAGGCGGAGATGCGCAGGCTGACTATAGTCTGTATCGAGCTGCTGGAGCGTCATTTTCCGGGGATCGGTGAACTGGGCTTCGATTATGCCGTGGATCATCGGGGGAAGATTTGGATTTTGGAAGTAAATACAAGACCAAAATAA
- the sda gene encoding sporulation histidine kinase inhibitor Sda has translation MVELSDEMLLDSYHRAIELHLEHDFIALLLAEIRKRNLHSPDHAVLH, from the coding sequence ATGGTTGAATTGTCGGATGAGATGCTGCTTGACTCTTATCACAGAGCGATAGAGCTGCATTTAGAGCATGATTTCATCGCCCTACTTCTCGCTGAAATTCGCAAACGGAACTTACACTCTCCAGACCATGCGGTTCTTCATTAA
- a CDS encoding YuiB family protein, whose translation MGFIPVFVLAVLFFVMMFGIGFILNMLMKTTWFPAYLFVIVILPVVVYSIWDRSAMSLWEHLSTFHIVDYLTGIAGLAGAVLSGWTIQKLRLGGYKMF comes from the coding sequence ATGGGATTTATTCCGGTGTTTGTTCTGGCCGTTTTATTCTTTGTGATGATGTTCGGGATTGGCTTCATTCTTAACATGCTGATGAAGACTACCTGGTTCCCTGCCTATCTGTTCGTCATTGTCATTCTTCCGGTGGTGGTCTATTCCATCTGGGACCGGAGCGCGATGTCCCTATGGGAGCATCTCTCTACCTTCCACATCGTGGATTATCTTACCGGGATCGCTGGTCTTGCCGGAGCGGTGCTGAGCGGCTGGACCATTCAGAAGCTGCGGCTGGGCGGATACAAGATGTTCTAA
- a CDS encoding helicase DnaB, producing MRMSNLHHFTEHHRYCVSREFGLSQLDGRMLGSVYQPMVGAFAISLYRLLFEHIPAESIGYSGVEQQRRLFMTLGVEPNEKGRKYMVDQASRLEAVGLLQTCRLYAAENDDYMYEYELMPPLSPADFFATQHLTLLLRDKIGKFAVLSLREQFWHREPEEWSGRSMGKENISLPFYDIFELNTHVIDYELEQALAEVASVRQPGTTQDAEPNIAYSDIILRFPRESVNRAHVEKLRFDHNQMGVINYVARKYELGPQDVCRLLDEDDVFTPDGEVILDTLQYKASQHFRQDRKRQEKREIAAAKVVSLRSAAEEESDPSAVPVEQAVEMEFYVEVPPQFLSKCDIHQYNMMLRNEPYTRLLQTFFPGAVPGQLMDIFEKIDLNYKLSGEVINVLIHYLMTMVASGGDQRMNRNFVEAIASNMLVKQVNTYEKAVRYIRDQSKVKGKGAASATSGTGNAGTRQRSYTKSGGRSGKQEIPIVLDDGSAGTVSEEEFAAMMKKAAEIKASKKKGVLRTP from the coding sequence ATGCGTATGAGCAACCTGCATCATTTCACTGAACATCATCGGTACTGCGTTTCCCGCGAATTCGGTCTAAGCCAGCTGGACGGCCGTATGCTGGGCTCAGTCTATCAGCCAATGGTAGGCGCGTTCGCCATCAGCCTGTACAGATTGCTGTTCGAGCATATTCCGGCTGAATCTATCGGTTATTCCGGTGTGGAGCAGCAGCGCAGGCTCTTTATGACCCTGGGCGTTGAACCAAACGAGAAGGGCCGTAAATATATGGTAGACCAGGCTTCCCGGCTGGAAGCGGTGGGACTGCTGCAGACCTGCCGGCTGTATGCCGCGGAGAACGATGATTATATGTACGAGTACGAATTAATGCCGCCGCTGTCGCCGGCTGATTTTTTTGCAACCCAGCATCTGACGCTGCTGCTCCGGGATAAGATCGGCAAGTTCGCTGTGCTGTCGCTGCGCGAGCAGTTCTGGCACCGGGAACCCGAGGAATGGAGCGGGCGGTCGATGGGAAAAGAGAATATTTCACTGCCCTTTTATGATATTTTTGAGCTGAATACCCATGTCATCGACTATGAGCTGGAGCAGGCCCTGGCAGAGGTAGCTTCCGTTCGTCAGCCCGGCACCACCCAAGACGCTGAGCCGAATATAGCCTACAGCGATATTATCCTGCGCTTCCCGCGTGAATCGGTGAACCGTGCGCATGTCGAGAAGCTGCGTTTTGACCATAATCAGATGGGTGTCATTAATTATGTGGCCCGCAAATACGAGCTTGGCCCGCAGGATGTATGCCGCCTGCTGGATGAGGATGATGTCTTCACGCCGGACGGAGAGGTGATTCTGGATACGCTGCAGTACAAGGCGAGCCAGCATTTTCGTCAGGATAGGAAGCGCCAGGAGAAAAGAGAGATTGCCGCCGCCAAGGTGGTGTCGCTGCGCTCCGCCGCTGAGGAAGAGAGTGATCCTTCTGCAGTGCCGGTGGAGCAGGCTGTCGAAATGGAGTTCTATGTAGAAGTGCCTCCGCAATTTCTGTCCAAATGCGACATTCACCAATATAATATGATGCTGCGCAACGAGCCTTATACACGGCTGTTACAGACATTCTTCCCGGGGGCGGTTCCGGGCCAGCTGATGGATATCTTCGAGAAGATTGATTTGAACTATAAGCTCAGCGGCGAAGTGATCAATGTACTGATTCATTATCTGATGACGATGGTGGCTTCCGGCGGCGATCAGCGGATGAACCGCAACTTCGTGGAGGCGATTGCCTCCAATATGCTGGTGAAGCAGGTGAATACTTACGAGAAGGCTGTGCGCTATATCCGCGACCAGTCGAAGGTGAAGGGCAAGGGGGCGGCTTCCGCCACCTCCGGCACAGGCAACGCGGGAACCCGCCAGCGTTCGTATACGAAGAGCGGCGGCCGTTCCGGCAAACAGGAAATTCCGATTGTGCTTGATGACGGCAGCGCCGGAACCGTATCGGAAGAGGAATTCGCGGCGATGATGAAGAAAGCGGCCGAGATCAAGGCCAGCAAGAAAAAAGGCGTTCTGAGAACGCCCTGA
- the hemQ gene encoding hydrogen peroxide-dependent heme synthase, which translates to MNEAALTLEGWYALHDFRSLNWTAWTAADDEERAVALEELHAFMQEWGPVEEAKEGSTAVYSIVGQKADFVMMFLRESLEALNALETAFNKIAFAQYTTKAYSYVSIVELSNYAAGGSAGDGSDPMQNPHVAARLKPVLPQMKHICFYPMNKKRELADNWYMLDMDKRRELMYSHGLIGRSYAGKVKQIITGSVGFDDWEWGVTLFAEDALQFKKLVYEMRFDEVSARYGEFGPFYVGNLLNEESFEEMLKL; encoded by the coding sequence TTGAACGAAGCCGCTTTGACACTGGAAGGCTGGTATGCGCTACATGACTTCCGCTCGCTGAACTGGACAGCCTGGACGGCAGCAGATGACGAGGAACGGGCAGTTGCCCTGGAGGAGCTGCATGCCTTCATGCAGGAGTGGGGACCTGTCGAGGAAGCGAAGGAAGGCAGCACTGCAGTCTATTCCATCGTGGGCCAGAAGGCTGATTTCGTGATGATGTTTCTGAGAGAGAGTCTGGAGGCGCTGAATGCGCTGGAGACCGCTTTTAACAAAATTGCCTTTGCCCAATATACAACGAAGGCCTACTCCTACGTAAGCATCGTTGAGCTCAGCAACTATGCCGCAGGAGGAAGTGCCGGAGACGGCAGCGACCCGATGCAGAACCCGCATGTGGCTGCCCGGCTGAAGCCTGTACTGCCGCAAATGAAGCATATCTGCTTCTACCCGATGAACAAGAAGCGTGAGCTTGCCGACAACTGGTACATGCTGGATATGGACAAACGCCGGGAGCTGATGTATTCGCACGGCCTGATCGGCCGCAGCTATGCCGGCAAGGTGAAGCAGATCATCACCGGCTCCGTCGGCTTCGATGACTGGGAGTGGGGCGTAACCCTGTTCGCCGAGGATGCGCTGCAGTTCAAGAAGCTCGTCTACGAGATGCGCTTCGATGAAGTCAGCGCCCGCTATGGCGAGTTCGGCCCCTTCTATGTCGGCAACCTGCTGAACGAGGAATCGTTCGAGGAGATGCTGAAGCTGTAG
- a CDS encoding NAD(P)/FAD-dependent oxidoreductase has translation MSDLLIIGGGPAGMFAAFYGGMRQASVTLIESMPQLGGQLAALYPEKYIYDVAGFPKVTGQELVDNLTRQMELFQSDIRLEEKVVSVVKQAERHFTVTTDKAEYHTKAIIITAGVGAFEPRRLEVPDAQRFEKANLHYFVSDLNAYKDKKVLISGGGDSAVDWALMLEPIAEQVTLIHRRDKFRAHEHSVENLMASKVNVITPSEITGLHGEEFITKVTLSHIKTKETQEIEVDSVIVNFGFVSSLGPIAEWGIEIEGNSIVVDSRMETSIPGIFAAGDITTYPGKLKLIAVGFGEAPTAVNNAKVYIDPDAKLSPGHSSNLKL, from the coding sequence ATGAGCGATCTGCTGATTATAGGCGGAGGACCAGCCGGTATGTTTGCCGCTTTTTACGGCGGCATGCGCCAGGCTTCAGTAACACTTATTGAGAGTATGCCCCAACTTGGAGGGCAGCTTGCTGCTCTGTATCCTGAGAAATATATTTACGACGTCGCGGGCTTCCCTAAGGTCACCGGACAAGAGCTGGTGGATAATCTTACCCGGCAGATGGAGCTGTTCCAGTCCGATATCCGTCTGGAGGAGAAGGTCGTATCGGTTGTGAAGCAGGCTGAACGCCATTTCACTGTCACCACCGACAAGGCAGAATATCACACCAAAGCTATCATCATTACGGCAGGCGTAGGTGCCTTCGAGCCGCGGCGTCTGGAGGTACCGGATGCACAGCGCTTCGAGAAAGCCAACCTGCATTATTTCGTCAGCGATCTGAATGCTTATAAGGATAAGAAGGTGCTGATCAGCGGCGGCGGCGATTCTGCCGTGGACTGGGCGCTTATGCTGGAGCCCATTGCCGAGCAGGTCACACTGATTCACAGACGGGATAAATTCCGTGCGCATGAGCATAGTGTAGAGAATCTGATGGCCTCTAAGGTTAATGTGATTACGCCATCCGAGATCACCGGGCTGCATGGCGAAGAATTCATTACCAAGGTCACCTTGTCCCATATCAAGACCAAGGAAACTCAGGAAATCGAAGTGGACAGCGTTATTGTCAATTTCGGCTTTGTCTCCTCCCTGGGACCGATTGCCGAGTGGGGAATCGAGATTGAGGGCAACTCCATTGTGGTTGACTCCCGCATGGAGACCAGCATTCCGGGAATCTTCGCCGCCGGCGATATCACGACCTATCCGGGCAAGCTGAAGCTGATTGCTGTCGGATTCGGAGAAGCGCCGACAGCAGTGAATAACGCCAAGGTGTATATTGATCCGGATGCGAAGCTGTCTCCAGGACACAGCAGTAATCTTAAGCTCTAG
- a CDS encoding putative holin-like toxin has protein sequence MEVYQALSLMFMFGMFIIALLNYLNRNR, from the coding sequence ATGGAGGTTTATCAAGCGTTGTCATTGATGTTCATGTTTGGCATGTTCATTATTGCTTTGCTGAATTACCTCAATAGGAATAGGTAA
- the ltrA gene encoding group II intron reverse transcriptase/maturase has protein sequence MSAVRYWDYYGMTGIFSELYGRAQNKEIFTNLYDMITSRENILLAYRTVKSNKGSKTAGTDGRTIDDIKTASEEELVELITGKLLNYRPKKVRRVFIPKPNGKQRPLGIPSIVDRIIQQCFKQILEPIAEAQFYKHSYGFRPMRTTHHAVARVQHLINFNRFHFIVDIDIKGFFDNVNHTRLIKQLWNMGIQDRKVLRIIGKMLKAEIEGEGIPEKGTPQGGILSPLLSNIVLHDLDQWVSGQWDTFPSRHKYARNDGKCAALKRTNLKEGYIVRYADDFKILCRDWKTAQKWFHAVKLYLYDRLKLEISPEKSQIVNLRRRASEFLGFTIRAITKGPKRVARTGLSDRKKQQIKKEAKVRIVKIRQSPTAQNALLFNSYVLGIHNYFSRATQVSIEFSRLAHDLRRFTFNRLNSVATYEYPCIPPPTYSKFYSKNYKTFRICGVYLFPLPDIRWKISTNFDQSISPFTEEGRRIIHKELSPDILREISKLMKSNIHGRSVEYMDNRISRYSMKMGRCEVTGLFLYAEEVHCHHYQQMKNGGSDKFSNLRILHRDVHRLIHATTEKTIVELKTRLDLSSEMMKSLNLYRKKCNLELIDILN, from the coding sequence ATGTCGGCGGTACGATACTGGGATTATTACGGCATGACCGGAATCTTTAGTGAACTGTATGGAAGAGCACAAAACAAGGAAATATTCACGAATCTCTACGATATGATCACTTCTAGGGAAAATATTCTTCTGGCCTACCGCACAGTTAAATCAAATAAAGGTTCCAAAACAGCAGGTACAGACGGCAGAACTATTGACGATATTAAAACGGCATCCGAAGAAGAATTAGTAGAGCTTATCACTGGGAAACTATTGAACTATCGTCCTAAGAAAGTGAGAAGAGTCTTCATCCCCAAACCAAACGGCAAACAAAGACCATTAGGTATTCCGAGTATAGTTGACCGAATCATCCAGCAATGCTTCAAACAGATACTTGAACCCATTGCTGAAGCCCAATTCTATAAACACAGCTACGGATTCAGACCGATGCGTACTACCCACCACGCTGTAGCCCGGGTACAACACCTTATTAATTTCAATCGTTTTCACTTTATTGTGGACATTGATATTAAAGGTTTCTTTGATAACGTTAACCATACCAGACTTATCAAACAACTATGGAATATGGGGATACAAGATCGCAAAGTTTTACGGATCATAGGAAAAATGCTTAAAGCCGAGATTGAAGGCGAAGGTATACCTGAAAAGGGAACACCACAAGGCGGGATATTATCGCCACTCCTGTCAAACATTGTTTTGCATGATCTGGATCAATGGGTATCGGGGCAATGGGATACGTTTCCTTCTAGACATAAATATGCACGGAATGATGGGAAGTGTGCAGCCCTAAAAAGGACCAATCTCAAGGAAGGGTACATTGTCCGTTACGCCGACGATTTTAAAATCCTTTGTAGAGACTGGAAAACTGCCCAAAAGTGGTTTCATGCCGTAAAGCTTTATCTATATGACCGTCTGAAACTAGAAATCTCACCGGAAAAATCGCAAATTGTAAACCTCAGAAGGCGAGCGTCCGAATTTCTTGGATTTACTATTCGTGCGATAACGAAAGGACCTAAGAGAGTTGCTCGTACGGGCCTAAGCGACAGGAAAAAACAGCAGATAAAGAAAGAAGCGAAAGTGCGTATCGTGAAAATACGTCAGTCACCTACTGCTCAAAATGCGCTCTTATTCAATAGTTACGTCCTGGGTATTCATAACTACTTTAGCCGAGCTACGCAAGTTAGCATCGAATTCTCACGACTTGCTCATGATCTACGCCGGTTCACCTTTAATCGTCTGAATTCAGTCGCGACTTACGAATATCCGTGTATCCCGCCACCAACCTACTCGAAATTTTATAGTAAGAATTATAAAACGTTTAGGATATGCGGAGTCTACCTTTTTCCACTTCCGGATATCAGATGGAAGATCAGCACAAATTTCGACCAGTCCATTAGTCCATTTACCGAAGAAGGAAGAAGGATCATCCACAAAGAGCTAAGTCCGGATATTCTCAGAGAAATCTCTAAACTCATGAAATCCAACATACATGGTCGCAGTGTGGAATATATGGATAATCGTATTAGTAGATACAGTATGAAGATGGGCAGATGCGAAGTTACAGGATTGTTCTTATACGCAGAGGAAGTCCATTGCCACCACTACCAGCAGATGAAAAATGGAGGGAGCGATAAATTCAGCAACCTCCGTATTTTACATCGTGATGTGCACAGGCTCATACATGCAACGACTGAAAAAACGATTGTTGAACTCAAAACCCGATTGGATTTATCATCTGAAATGATGAAATCATTAAACCTATATCGTAAAAAGTGCAACTTGGAACTTATTGATATATTGAATTAA
- a CDS encoding NAD(P)/FAD-dependent oxidoreductase yields the protein MSSIPKIVILGAGYGGILTAQRLQKALNYNEADVTLVNRHEYHYFTTHLHMPAAGTDSIEHTRVSISKLIDEFKIDLVKSSVQEIRTQQKKVILEDGTLSYDYLVIALGGEPETFGIPGLDKYALTIRSINSVRLIREHIQYQFAKYKNENNAQEHINFVIGGAGFSGIEFVAELADRIPALCKEFDVDPSMVNIYNIEAAPTALPGFAPELVEHAMTVLTKKGVTFKMGVAIKECLPGGVILATGEEIKASTIVWTGGIRGNRLIEAAGFEAMRGRVKVDEYLRAPGHENIFIIGDGSLMINPEGRPYPPTAQIAMQQGECCAHNLVAAIRSQQPKKFAFSNKGTVASLGKGQGIAVVGDKTYKGWKAAQLKKVVDMRYLLIIGGIPLVLKKGRFL from the coding sequence ATGAGCAGTATTCCCAAAATCGTTATTCTAGGCGCGGGATATGGAGGGATTTTGACCGCCCAGCGGCTGCAGAAAGCTTTGAATTATAATGAAGCCGATGTAACCCTGGTTAACCGCCATGAATATCACTATTTCACGACCCATCTGCATATGCCTGCAGCGGGCACGGACAGCATCGAGCATACGCGCGTATCTATTTCCAAATTAATCGATGAGTTCAAGATCGATCTCGTCAAATCCTCGGTGCAGGAGATTCGCACCCAGCAGAAGAAGGTTATTCTGGAGGATGGAACGCTCTCGTATGATTACCTCGTGATTGCCCTTGGCGGTGAGCCTGAAACGTTCGGGATTCCGGGACTCGACAAATATGCGCTGACCATCCGCAGCATCAACTCTGTGCGGCTGATCCGGGAGCATATCCAGTACCAGTTCGCCAAATACAAGAATGAGAATAATGCACAGGAGCATATCAACTTCGTCATTGGCGGCGCGGGCTTCAGCGGGATTGAATTTGTAGCGGAGCTGGCTGACCGGATTCCTGCCCTATGCAAAGAATTTGATGTCGATCCAAGCATGGTCAACATCTATAATATAGAAGCTGCGCCTACGGCTCTGCCAGGGTTCGCGCCTGAGCTGGTGGAGCACGCCATGACGGTGCTCACCAAGAAGGGTGTGACCTTCAAGATGGGCGTAGCGATCAAGGAATGCCTGCCTGGCGGTGTAATTCTGGCCACGGGTGAAGAGATCAAAGCCTCCACGATCGTATGGACCGGCGGTATCCGCGGGAACCGTCTGATTGAAGCGGCCGGCTTCGAAGCGATGCGCGGACGAGTGAAGGTAGACGAATATCTGCGGGCTCCGGGACATGAGAACATCTTCATCATTGGAGACGGCTCCCTCATGATTAATCCGGAAGGCCGTCCATACCCGCCGACAGCACAGATTGCTATGCAGCAGGGGGAATGCTGTGCGCATAATCTCGTAGCGGCCATCCGCAGCCAGCAGCCGAAGAAATTCGCCTTCAGCAACAAGGGAACCGTAGCTTCACTGGGTAAGGGCCAGGGAATTGCCGTAGTCGGCGATAAGACATACAAAGGCTGGAAGGCAGCGCAGCTGAAGAAGGTTGTCGATATGCGCTACCTGCTCATTATCGGCGGCATTCCACTCGTGCTCAAAAAAGGAAGATTCCTCTAA